Proteins encoded within one genomic window of Flavobacterium sp. NG2:
- the pyrR gene encoding bifunctional pyr operon transcriptional regulator/uracil phosphoribosyltransferase PyrR, with translation MSQKVLLNAKEVTIILHRLACQLIEKHLDFSDTILVGIQPRGVFLAERLKQILETEYNAPEITLGYLDITFFRDDFRRKDKPLEANKTKINFIVENKKVIFIDDVLYTGRSINSALTAIQSFGRPSEIELLVLIDRRFSRNLPIQPDYRGRQVDAINNEKVKVSWIENEGEDAVYLVTS, from the coding sequence ATGAGTCAAAAAGTATTACTTAATGCAAAAGAAGTTACTATCATACTCCATCGTTTGGCCTGTCAATTGATTGAAAAACATCTTGATTTTTCAGATACGATATTAGTGGGGATTCAGCCACGAGGTGTTTTTTTAGCAGAACGATTAAAACAAATTCTAGAAACGGAATACAATGCTCCTGAGATTACTTTGGGTTATTTAGATATTACTTTTTTTAGAGATGATTTTCGAAGAAAAGACAAACCATTGGAGGCAAATAAAACGAAAATCAATTTTATTGTCGAAAACAAAAAAGTCATATTTATTGATGATGTATTGTATACAGGGCGAAGCATAAATTCGGCTCTTACTGCTATACAATCTTTTGGTCGACCTTCTGAAATTGAATTATTAGTTTTGATAGACAGACGTTTCAGTCGTAATTTGCCTATACAACCTGATTATAGAGGCCGACAAGTAGATGCAATTAATAACGAAAAAGTAAAAGTAAGTTGGATAGAAAATGAAGGTGAAGATGCTGTGTATTTAGTGACAAGCTAA
- a CDS encoding ribonuclease Z, whose product MKVEEKGHTFIIKDTQGDLMAFLMKITHQYKTYEKHNIIIDLLHHKEVTVDQAKLFLPLSKQHKKALKSFVIVISDFDYNAIPTKLTVVPTLLEAHDIIQMEEIERDLGF is encoded by the coding sequence ATGAAAGTAGAAGAAAAAGGACACACGTTCATTATTAAAGATACTCAAGGAGATTTAATGGCGTTTTTAATGAAGATTACTCATCAATATAAAACTTACGAAAAGCATAATATTATTATTGACCTTTTGCATCATAAAGAAGTAACTGTTGACCAAGCTAAATTATTTTTACCTCTATCTAAGCAACATAAAAAAGCTTTAAAATCATTTGTTATTGTGATTAGTGATTTTGATTATAATGCAATACCCACTAAGTTAACTGTAGTGCCTACATTACTAGAAGCTCACGATATCATCCAAATGGAAGAAATTGAAAGAGATTTAGGATTCTAA
- a CDS encoding aspartate carbamoyltransferase catalytic subunit: MKELSVNHLLGIKYINNNDIDLIFETADHFKEVINRPIKKVPSLRDITIANIFFENSTRTKLSFELAQKRLSADVISFSAAQSSVKKGETLIDTVNNILSMKVDMVVMRHSNPGAAYFLSKNVKASIVNAGDGAHEHPTQALLDSYSIREKLGDVGGKKVVIVGDILHSRVALSNIYALQMQGAEVKVCGPKTLIPKHIESLGVTVEPNLRKALEWCDVANMLRVQNERMDVNFFPSTREYAQQYGVDKALLDSLDKEIVIMHPGPINRGVEITTDVADSQQSVILNQVENGVAIRMAVIYLLASKIK; this comes from the coding sequence ATGAAAGAATTAAGCGTAAATCATTTATTAGGAATTAAGTACATCAATAATAATGATATTGACCTAATATTTGAAACTGCCGATCATTTTAAAGAAGTTATTAATCGACCTATAAAGAAAGTACCTTCCTTACGAGATATTACCATTGCTAATATTTTTTTCGAAAATAGTACAAGAACGAAACTTTCATTTGAATTAGCACAAAAGCGTTTATCTGCAGATGTTATTAGTTTTTCTGCTGCACAATCTTCCGTTAAAAAAGGCGAAACATTAATTGATACAGTAAATAATATTTTATCTATGAAAGTAGATATGGTGGTAATGAGGCATTCTAACCCCGGAGCTGCTTATTTTTTATCAAAAAACGTAAAAGCTAGTATTGTAAATGCTGGTGATGGAGCTCATGAACACCCAACGCAAGCCTTATTAGATAGTTATTCTATTCGTGAAAAACTAGGTGATGTAGGAGGGAAGAAGGTAGTTATAGTGGGTGATATTTTACATTCAAGAGTTGCACTTTCTAATATTTATGCTTTGCAAATGCAAGGTGCTGAAGTTAAAGTATGTGGTCCAAAAACCTTGATACCAAAACATATTGAATCTCTTGGGGTTACTGTCGAACCAAATTTGCGTAAAGCACTAGAATGGTGTGATGTGGCAAATATGTTACGTGTTCAAAATGAAAGGATGGATGTAAATTTCTTTCCATCAACTAGAGAATATGCACAGCAATATGGTGTAGATAAAGCTTTATTAGATTCACTAGATAAGGAAATCGTAATTATGCATCCAGGACCTATTAATAGAGGAGTTGAAATTACTACTGATGTTGCTGATTCTCAGCAATCAGTAATCTTAAATCAGGTTGAAAATGGGGTAGCAATTCGTATGGCCGTAATTTATCTTTTGGCGTCAAAAATTAAATAA